Proteins encoded together in one Marinobacter sp. Arc7-DN-1 window:
- a CDS encoding SDR family oxidoreductase, whose translation MNYFLTGGTGFIGRFLVEKLLARGGTVHVLVREQSQDKLEQLRERWGADETQVKAVIGDLTSKNLGIDAKTLNALKGQVDHFFHLAAVYDMGADEEAQQATNIEGTRAAVNAAEAMGAKHFHHVSSIAAAGLFKGIFREDMFEEAEKLDHPYLRTKHESEKVVREECKVPFRIYRPGMVIGHSATGEMDKVDGPYYFFKMIQKIRHALPQWVPTIGIEGGRLNIVPVDFVVKAMDHIAHLEGEDGKCFHLVDSDPYKVGEILNIFSEAGHAPKMGMRIDSRMFGFIPPFIRQSLKNLPPVKRLTAAVLDDMGIPPSVMSFINYPTRFDARETERVLQGTGIEVPRLPDYAPVIWDYWERNLDPDLFKDRTLRGTVEGRVCVVTGATSGIGLATAQKLADAGAILVIGARKLERLKEVSAELESRGASVHAYPCDFSDMEACDEFVKTVLDNHGHVDVLINNAGRSIRRSLDLSFDRFHDFERTMQLNYFGSVRLIMGFAPKMLERRRGHVVNISSIGVLTNAPRFSAYVASKSALDAFSRCAASEWSDRNVTFTTINMPLVKTPMIAPTKIYDSVPTLSPDEAATMVADAIVYRPKRIATRLGIFAQVLHALAPKMGEIVMNTGYRMFPDSPSAAGSKSGERPRVSSEQVAFAAIMRGIYW comes from the coding sequence ATGAATTATTTCCTGACCGGTGGCACCGGATTTATTGGCCGATTTCTCGTAGAGAAGCTGCTGGCACGCGGTGGCACGGTACATGTGCTGGTACGTGAGCAGTCCCAGGATAAACTCGAACAACTGCGCGAACGCTGGGGCGCAGACGAAACCCAGGTAAAGGCCGTTATCGGCGACCTGACCAGTAAAAATCTGGGTATCGATGCCAAAACGCTCAACGCCCTTAAGGGACAGGTTGATCATTTCTTCCATCTGGCGGCGGTGTACGACATGGGTGCCGATGAAGAGGCCCAGCAGGCAACCAACATTGAGGGCACCCGGGCTGCGGTCAATGCGGCCGAAGCCATGGGCGCGAAGCATTTCCATCACGTGTCCTCCATCGCGGCGGCCGGTCTGTTCAAGGGCATCTTCCGTGAGGACATGTTCGAGGAAGCGGAGAAGCTGGATCATCCGTACCTGCGCACCAAGCACGAGTCCGAGAAGGTCGTGCGCGAAGAGTGCAAGGTGCCGTTTCGCATCTACCGTCCGGGCATGGTCATCGGGCATTCCGCCACTGGCGAAATGGACAAAGTGGATGGCCCCTATTATTTCTTCAAGATGATCCAGAAAATCCGCCACGCACTGCCCCAGTGGGTTCCCACCATTGGCATTGAAGGCGGCCGGCTGAACATTGTGCCGGTGGATTTCGTGGTCAAGGCCATGGACCATATCGCCCACCTTGAGGGTGAAGACGGCAAGTGCTTCCACCTGGTGGATTCAGACCCGTACAAGGTTGGTGAGATTCTCAATATCTTCAGCGAGGCGGGTCACGCTCCCAAAATGGGCATGCGTATCGATTCCCGTATGTTTGGCTTTATTCCGCCATTCATCCGTCAGAGCCTGAAGAACCTGCCGCCGGTGAAACGGCTGACAGCAGCGGTTCTGGACGATATGGGCATTCCGCCTTCGGTGATGTCCTTCATCAACTACCCGACCCGTTTTGATGCCCGCGAAACCGAGCGCGTTCTGCAGGGTACCGGTATCGAAGTGCCGCGCCTGCCGGATTACGCACCGGTTATCTGGGATTACTGGGAGCGCAACCTGGATCCGGACCTGTTCAAGGACCGCACACTGCGGGGCACAGTTGAAGGCCGCGTTTGTGTGGTTACTGGTGCAACCTCCGGTATCGGTCTGGCCACGGCCCAGAAACTGGCTGACGCAGGCGCCATCCTCGTTATCGGCGCCCGTAAACTGGAGCGCCTGAAAGAAGTATCGGCGGAGCTGGAGTCCCGTGGTGCCAGCGTGCATGCGTATCCGTGCGATTTCTCGGATATGGAAGCCTGCGATGAGTTCGTGAAAACCGTTCTGGATAACCACGGCCATGTCGATGTGCTGATCAACAACGCCGGCCGCTCCATCCGCCGCTCACTGGATCTGTCCTTCGACCGTTTCCATGACTTTGAGCGCACCATGCAGCTGAACTATTTCGGCTCTGTGCGCCTGATCATGGGCTTTGCACCCAAGATGCTGGAGCGTCGCCGCGGCCACGTGGTGAATATTTCCTCCATCGGTGTACTGACTAATGCACCCAGGTTCTCCGCCTACGTCGCCTCAAAGTCCGCGCTGGATGCGTTCAGCCGTTGTGCCGCCTCTGAGTGGTCTGACCGCAACGTAACCTTCACCACCATTAACATGCCGTTGGTAAAAACGCCGATGATCGCACCAACAAAGATCTACGATTCGGTGCCAACGCTGTCGCCGGATGAAGCAGCAACTATGGTGGCCGATGCCATCGTTTACCGGCCGAAGCGCATTGCGACCCGTCTGGGTATCTTTGCCCAGGTGCTGCATGCCCTGGCGCCGAAGATGGGCGAGATTGTCATGAACACGGGTTACCGGATGTTCCCGGATTCACCGTCTGCCGCGGGCAGCAAGTCCGGCGAGCGGCCCAGGGTGTCTTCCGAGCAGGTAGCCTTTGCTGCCATCATGCGAGGCATTTACTGGTAA
- a CDS encoding TIGR04283 family arsenosugar biosynthesis glycosyltransferase, which produces MPEPFSLSVIVPVWMEAASVADTLRALQPIRARGHEVIVVDAGSSDRTAELARPLCDRLVVSGKGRAVQMNAGAAVAKGDVFLFLHADTRLPDNALDHLVEFARSHRAWGRFNVRLSGQRPTFRVIAWFMNQRSRLTGICTGDQAMFVRRDAFEALAGFHPMPLMEDVEFSRRLCLVSRPFCIKEPVVTDSRRWEEHGAWRTIFLMWRLRWRYWRGESPESLAQIYRSDVRNASK; this is translated from the coding sequence TTGCCTGAACCTTTCTCGTTGAGCGTGATTGTCCCGGTCTGGATGGAGGCTGCGAGCGTTGCTGATACGCTCCGGGCTCTGCAGCCGATTCGCGCTCGGGGGCATGAGGTTATTGTGGTGGATGCTGGCAGCAGTGATCGCACCGCCGAACTGGCAAGGCCTCTGTGCGATCGGTTGGTGGTTTCCGGGAAGGGTCGGGCGGTTCAGATGAACGCCGGTGCGGCTGTTGCCAAGGGGGACGTGTTTCTTTTCCTGCACGCAGACACCCGGCTTCCGGACAATGCCCTGGATCATCTCGTGGAATTTGCCCGCTCGCACCGTGCCTGGGGCCGGTTTAATGTGCGCCTGAGTGGCCAGCGGCCGACGTTCCGGGTGATTGCCTGGTTTATGAACCAGCGCTCCCGCCTGACCGGTATCTGCACCGGCGATCAGGCGATGTTTGTGCGCCGGGATGCATTCGAGGCGCTGGCGGGTTTTCATCCCATGCCTTTGATGGAAGATGTGGAATTTTCCCGCCGCCTTTGCCTGGTGTCCCGTCCCTTCTGTATAAAAGAACCTGTCGTTACCGATAGCCGCCGGTGGGAAGAGCACGGTGCCTGGCGGACGATTTTCCTGATGTGGCGGTTGCGCTGGCGTTATTGGCGCGGTGAATCGCCGGAGTCTCTGGCCCAAATCTACCGATCGGATGTCCGTAATGCCTCAAAGTAA
- a CDS encoding AbrB/MazE/SpoVT family DNA-binding domain-containing protein — translation MTTATITSKGQITIPANVRTDMKVGPGDRVEFVKVAEGHWEVLAAVEDVSRLKGMITPTRVVSIEEMDSAIRQRAGL, via the coding sequence ATGACTACAGCAACGATTACCAGTAAAGGACAAATTACGATCCCGGCTAACGTCCGCACCGACATGAAGGTTGGCCCTGGAGATCGAGTGGAGTTTGTGAAAGTGGCGGAAGGTCACTGGGAAGTGCTTGCCGCTGTTGAGGATGTTAGTCGGCTGAAGGGAATGATTACGCCTACCCGGGTCGTCAGCATAGAGGAAATGGACTCAGCGATCCGGCAAAGGGCGGGTCTATGA
- a CDS encoding flagellar protein MotY, with product MGFRPRNNPMTVLAACLFSVFLPASGQAASYGAGIENSQWYLAESVFECRLVHEVPGYGRAVFYHRAGESLSFFLESESPLMRPGRGSLVAEAPSWRPGVAPRPLGTVNVSDDRRQVTLDTRLAFVLARGLLDGMRPVVTRESWFDGRPVRVYVSNINFSGEYQQYQRCTSNLLPVNFDQIRRSRIPFASGSSQLSDRDRKLLENIVTYVIADSTVERIFVDGHSDSIGSRINNRALSEDRANVVADYLKARGLDENMITVRAHGDQYPVSNRPADNRRTNIRLQRAGDQPELQQANGYGGDLRG from the coding sequence ATGGGATTCCGCCCCCGCAACAATCCGATGACTGTGCTGGCCGCCTGCCTTTTCAGTGTGTTTTTGCCCGCAAGTGGGCAGGCTGCGAGCTATGGTGCTGGTATTGAAAATAGCCAGTGGTACCTGGCCGAGTCGGTTTTCGAATGTCGCCTGGTGCACGAAGTGCCCGGTTATGGGCGAGCGGTTTTCTATCATCGCGCCGGCGAAAGCCTGTCGTTCTTTCTGGAATCTGAATCGCCGCTGATGCGCCCGGGGCGGGGTAGCCTGGTAGCAGAAGCGCCATCCTGGCGCCCGGGTGTGGCGCCGCGGCCCTTGGGAACGGTCAATGTCTCGGATGATCGCCGCCAGGTCACTCTGGATACCCGCCTGGCCTTTGTTCTGGCTCGCGGCCTGCTTGATGGCATGCGCCCCGTCGTTACCCGGGAGTCCTGGTTTGACGGCCGGCCGGTGCGGGTATATGTGTCCAACATCAATTTTTCCGGCGAGTATCAGCAATACCAGCGCTGTACTTCCAACCTGCTGCCGGTGAATTTTGACCAGATCCGCCGCTCACGCATTCCGTTTGCCAGCGGCAGCAGCCAGTTGTCGGATCGGGACAGGAAGTTGCTGGAAAATATTGTGACCTATGTGATTGCGGACTCGACAGTGGAACGGATTTTCGTGGATGGCCACAGTGACAGTATTGGCAGCCGGATCAACAACCGGGCCCTCTCGGAAGATCGTGCCAATGTGGTGGCGGATTACCTCAAGGCCCGGGGGCTTGATGAAAACATGATTACCGTCAGGGCCCATGGCGATCAGTACCCGGTATCAAACCGCCCGGCGGACAATCGCCGAACCAACATTCGCCTGCAGCGGGCCGGTGACCAGCCGGAACTGCAACAGGCCAACGGCTACGGCGGGGATCTCCGGGGATAA
- the rnt gene encoding ribonuclease T encodes MTDENKPPHPMSRRFRGFLPVVVDVETAGFNPERDALLEVAAVILTMDDDGWLRRTETHVQQIDPFEGANLEQSALDFTGIDPWNPEREAVPEREGLSEIFNPIRKAVKNHDCKRAVLVGHNATFDHNFIFAAALRSDIRRNPFHPFSTFDTATLAGLAYGHTVLAQACKLAGIPFSNKEAHSAAYDAEKTADLFCGIVNRWKELGGFPPPLIPEETG; translated from the coding sequence GTGACTGACGAAAACAAACCACCGCACCCTATGTCCCGCCGTTTCCGCGGCTTTTTGCCCGTTGTTGTCGATGTGGAAACCGCCGGTTTCAACCCCGAGCGAGACGCGTTGCTGGAAGTGGCAGCCGTTATCCTGACCATGGACGACGACGGCTGGTTGCGCCGTACCGAAACCCACGTGCAGCAGATTGATCCCTTTGAAGGCGCCAATCTGGAGCAGTCCGCCCTGGACTTTACCGGCATTGACCCCTGGAATCCGGAACGGGAGGCGGTGCCCGAGCGGGAAGGCCTGAGCGAAATCTTCAATCCGATCCGTAAGGCCGTCAAAAACCACGACTGCAAACGGGCGGTTCTGGTTGGCCACAACGCGACCTTTGACCACAACTTCATCTTCGCAGCCGCACTGCGTTCCGATATCCGGCGCAATCCGTTCCATCCCTTTTCGACCTTCGACACCGCCACCCTCGCGGGCCTCGCCTACGGCCATACCGTCCTGGCCCAGGCCTGCAAGCTGGCCGGCATTCCGTTCAGTAACAAGGAAGCCCACTCAGCCGCCTACGATGCCGAAAAAACGGCAGACCTGTTCTGCGGTATCGTCAATCGCTGGAAGGAACTGGGCGGCTTTCCGCCTCCCCTGATCCCGGAAGAGACCGGATAA
- the pyrC gene encoding dihydroorotase, which translates to MTDQLTLTRPDDWHLHVRDGDILRDVVPATAACFGRAIIMPNLAPPVTTAADATAYRDRILAAASGTGFEPLMTLYLTESTTPETIREATAAGIVAAKLYPAGATTNSASGVKDIRNIYPVLEAMADCGMLLLVHGEVTDADIDIFDREKVFLERVLAPTLEAFPNLRIVLEHITTADSADFVRQHSGDNLGATLTPQHLMYNRNHMLVGGIRPHLYCLPILKRNRHQQALRDAVASGDQRFFLGTDSAPHAKDRKEAACGCAGCYSAYGAIGLYADIFEELGILDKLEAFASFNGADFYGLPRNTDTITLVREPWTMPRELPLVEGTIVPLKAGETVHWRLAKHS; encoded by the coding sequence ATGACAGACCAGCTTACTCTTACCCGCCCCGACGACTGGCACCTCCACGTCCGGGACGGCGATATCCTGAGGGACGTCGTGCCTGCCACTGCGGCCTGTTTCGGACGGGCCATCATCATGCCCAACCTGGCACCACCGGTAACAACCGCAGCGGATGCCACCGCCTACCGGGACCGGATCCTTGCAGCCGCCAGCGGCACCGGCTTTGAACCACTGATGACCCTGTACCTGACCGAAAGCACTACCCCGGAAACCATCCGGGAGGCCACAGCCGCTGGCATCGTGGCCGCAAAGCTCTACCCGGCCGGCGCCACCACCAATTCCGCCTCCGGCGTGAAGGACATCCGGAACATCTACCCGGTACTGGAAGCCATGGCCGACTGCGGCATGCTGCTTCTGGTGCATGGCGAGGTGACCGATGCCGATATCGACATTTTCGACCGGGAGAAGGTCTTTCTGGAGCGGGTGCTGGCCCCGACTCTGGAAGCATTCCCGAACCTCCGGATAGTACTGGAGCACATCACCACGGCCGATTCGGCGGACTTTGTGAGACAGCATAGCGGTGATAACCTGGGCGCCACCCTGACGCCCCAGCATCTGATGTACAACCGCAACCACATGCTTGTAGGTGGCATTCGCCCACATCTTTACTGCCTGCCAATCCTCAAGCGCAACCGCCATCAGCAGGCCCTGCGGGACGCCGTTGCCAGCGGTGACCAACGCTTCTTCCTGGGAACCGATTCCGCGCCCCACGCCAAAGATCGCAAGGAAGCGGCCTGCGGCTGTGCCGGGTGTTACTCCGCCTACGGCGCCATCGGCCTGTATGCCGACATCTTCGAAGAATTGGGCATTCTCGACAAACTCGAGGCCTTCGCGAGCTTCAACGGCGCCGATTTCTATGGCCTGCCGCGCAACACCGACACCATCACCCTGGTTCGTGAGCCCTGGACCATGCCCAGGGAGCTGCCCCTGGTTGAGGGCACCATTGTGCCGCTGAAAGCCGGTGAAACTGTTCACTGGCGGCTGGCGAAACATAGCTGA
- a CDS encoding TIGR04282 family arsenosugar biosynthesis glycosyltransferase, protein MPQSNPPSAVFLQFAKWPEAGRVKTRLMPELGAIGALEAHIRLTLAVLDNLCATGYPVEFWWDRPVDDRPGEAATILEEVNGAGLVQGVQQGSTLGERMHAALSQSLRDYDRVLVVGSDCPSVDPDYARKAVASLADYDVVLGPSDDGGYVLIGASRVAEGMLDNIAWGSPDVLIQTCEQLDAAGLSYFVLEPRWDVDEPEDWARFLRTC, encoded by the coding sequence ATGCCTCAAAGTAATCCCCCCTCGGCGGTATTTCTCCAGTTTGCCAAGTGGCCGGAAGCCGGTCGGGTCAAAACCCGGTTGATGCCGGAATTGGGCGCGATAGGTGCGCTCGAAGCCCATATAAGGCTCACGCTGGCGGTTCTGGACAACCTGTGCGCTACCGGGTATCCGGTGGAGTTCTGGTGGGACCGGCCGGTGGATGACCGGCCAGGGGAAGCTGCCACCATTCTTGAAGAAGTGAACGGTGCGGGGCTGGTTCAGGGGGTGCAGCAGGGCAGCACGCTCGGGGAGAGAATGCACGCGGCACTCAGCCAATCCCTTCGCGACTATGACAGGGTCCTGGTGGTTGGCAGCGACTGTCCCTCTGTGGATCCGGATTATGCCCGCAAGGCGGTGGCCAGTCTGGCGGATTACGATGTTGTGCTGGGGCCGTCTGATGATGGCGGTTATGTCCTGATTGGCGCTTCACGGGTAGCCGAGGGAATGCTGGATAACATTGCCTGGGGTTCGCCGGATGTTCTGATCCAAACCTGTGAACAGCTTGATGCTGCAGGGCTCAGCTATTTCGTGCTGGAGCCCCGCTGGGATGTGGACGAGCCCGAAGACTGGGCCCGTTTTCTCCGTACCTGCTGA
- a CDS encoding histone deacetylase family protein: MTTAFFSHDDFMRHNMGPEHPESPERLAAIISYLADTGLDQKLDWVRPEEITRDQLLTVHPEKYLHQLDLMQPTRGRVFTDPDTAMMPDTLRAARLAAGANIQAVDMVMSSQVTNAFVCARPPGHHAERAKSMGFCFYNNVALAAMRALTFHHLERVAIIDFDVHQGNGTVDIVSGDERILMCSSFQHPFYPHSHVHRQAENIVNIPIEANCSSEEYRKRVEAGWLKRLNDFKPQLIVISAGFDAHRLDPMAELNLDAEDYRWLTEMIVGVAHEHSNDRIISTLEGGYHLRALAESVNAHLEVLNSVY, translated from the coding sequence ATGACCACGGCATTCTTTTCCCACGATGACTTCATGAGACACAACATGGGCCCGGAGCACCCGGAGAGCCCGGAGCGACTTGCGGCCATCATCAGTTATCTGGCGGATACCGGGCTGGACCAGAAGCTCGACTGGGTCCGGCCGGAGGAAATTACCCGTGATCAGCTTCTGACGGTGCACCCGGAAAAATACCTGCACCAGCTCGACCTGATGCAACCGACCCGGGGCCGGGTGTTTACCGACCCGGATACCGCCATGATGCCGGATACCCTTCGCGCCGCCCGCCTGGCCGCCGGCGCCAATATCCAGGCGGTGGATATGGTCATGAGCAGCCAGGTAACCAATGCCTTTGTCTGTGCCCGCCCGCCAGGCCACCATGCCGAGCGCGCCAAATCCATGGGCTTCTGTTTTTACAACAACGTCGCCCTGGCCGCCATGCGCGCGCTGACCTTCCATCATCTCGAACGGGTCGCGATCATCGATTTTGATGTGCACCAGGGCAACGGCACGGTGGATATTGTCAGTGGTGATGAACGGATCCTGATGTGCTCCAGCTTCCAGCACCCCTTCTACCCGCACTCCCACGTGCACCGGCAAGCGGAAAATATTGTGAACATTCCGATTGAGGCGAACTGTTCCTCAGAGGAGTACCGGAAGCGGGTGGAGGCGGGCTGGCTGAAGCGGCTGAACGACTTCAAACCCCAGTTGATCGTTATTTCAGCGGGCTTTGACGCCCACCGACTGGACCCGATGGCGGAGCTGAACCTGGATGCTGAAGACTACCGCTGGCTGACAGAAATGATTGTGGGCGTTGCCCATGAACATAGCAACGACCGGATCATTTCAACGCTGGAAGGCGGGTACCACCTGCGTGCTCTGGCGGAGAGTGTGAACGCCCATCTGGAAGTGCTGAATTCGGTTTACTGA
- a CDS encoding insulinase family protein → MQSQMIRLFALLTLLLFSTFTLATQIPEKSPNDDNQYRFIELENGLKVILVSDKEADKAAASMNVAVGSGDDPENREGLSHFLEHMLFLGTEKYPAPGEYQQFIKSHGGQHNAFTAFQDTNYFFDIQSEFLKPALDRFAQQFAAPLFTAELVDRERNAVHSEFSAKQKEDGRRFYSVKKAVSNPNHAFSQFAVGNLSTLENTDDNPLRPDLIEFWKQDYSANLMSLAVYGPQTLDDLEAMVRGRFDTIENRGLEPRRHTASLFEKDALPAKVTVEALKDVRSLSLTFPIPSQEDNYRTKPASYVANLLGHEGPGSLFDVLKRAGLAESLSAGLGMDTGENATLEISISLTPEGLSRHEEILPLVFDYIEKIRQKGISEQRFLEMQNLARIDFRFREQGSPLHEAMRLSSQLMDYPPEDLLRAPWLVERYAPEQYRDILNRLTPDNVLAFVLAPNPGLENPNRTDWYEAAWSREPLDPKALTTPQLPELAAQLQLPSANPFVPEDLEMVPGGTMKKPTSLGSLRGMEIWFARDTRFDTPRANVFISLRTQAARASARSNVLTQLLVDSINANLNAWAYSASLAGLDYSVYTHLRGITVRVGGYNDKLHTLMNRILLQVAAPELTRQRFNIARRNLIDSLQNKAKDRPVEQTSEFVQTSLIEGAWSTDEKLRAAREVTFDELRSFSEAAFSQVDPVMLAHGNLTEASALNLARQIDAMVLRNTENARVARSQVRQLPERETEVSLTVDHPDTGYTLYMQGDNTSFQERARFRLLAQIISSPFYEEIRTSRQLGYIVYATPYEMLETPALGFVVQSPSASQTEIDQAVTEFSVEFESTLAGLSSERLNQEKQAVISKLLEQDRQLGEISSRYWREIDRGAESFNSREQLAEAVRNVRLQELLDTFRKAVLKREQSLRVVTGGNGLQADQALGKLTELPPVPAS, encoded by the coding sequence ATGCAAAGCCAGATGATACGCCTGTTTGCCCTGCTCACACTCCTGCTGTTCAGCACCTTTACTCTTGCCACCCAGATTCCGGAAAAAAGCCCCAATGATGACAACCAGTACCGGTTCATCGAACTGGAGAATGGCCTGAAGGTCATCCTGGTTTCGGACAAGGAGGCAGACAAGGCAGCGGCCTCAATGAATGTGGCCGTTGGCAGTGGAGACGATCCGGAAAATCGCGAGGGGCTCTCCCACTTCCTGGAACACATGCTGTTTCTTGGCACCGAAAAATACCCGGCGCCGGGTGAATACCAGCAGTTCATCAAGAGCCATGGCGGCCAGCACAATGCCTTTACCGCATTCCAGGACACCAACTATTTCTTTGATATTCAGTCTGAATTTCTGAAACCGGCACTGGACCGGTTCGCCCAGCAGTTTGCGGCACCGCTGTTCACTGCCGAACTGGTGGACCGTGAACGCAATGCCGTCCATTCGGAGTTCAGCGCCAAACAGAAAGAGGATGGCCGCAGGTTCTATTCCGTTAAAAAGGCGGTCAGCAACCCGAACCACGCCTTCAGCCAGTTTGCCGTTGGCAATTTGAGCACGCTTGAAAACACCGACGACAACCCGCTGCGCCCGGACCTCATCGAATTCTGGAAGCAGGACTATTCCGCCAACCTTATGTCTCTGGCGGTTTACGGGCCGCAAACCCTGGACGATCTGGAAGCCATGGTGCGTGGCCGCTTTGACACCATCGAAAACCGCGGTCTCGAACCCAGGCGCCATACCGCCAGTCTCTTTGAAAAGGATGCACTGCCGGCCAAGGTAACAGTGGAAGCGCTCAAGGATGTGCGAAGCCTCTCGCTTACCTTCCCTATTCCCTCGCAAGAGGATAACTACCGAACCAAGCCCGCCAGTTACGTGGCCAACCTGCTCGGCCATGAGGGGCCTGGCAGCCTGTTTGATGTCCTCAAACGGGCCGGCCTTGCTGAAAGTTTGTCAGCCGGTCTGGGAATGGACACCGGCGAAAACGCCACTCTGGAAATCAGCATCTCCCTGACCCCGGAAGGGCTGAGCCGCCACGAGGAAATCCTGCCACTGGTGTTCGATTACATCGAAAAGATTCGCCAGAAAGGCATCAGTGAGCAACGCTTCCTGGAGATGCAGAACCTGGCCCGCATTGATTTCCGGTTCCGTGAACAGGGCAGCCCACTGCATGAGGCCATGCGACTGTCCAGCCAGCTCATGGATTATCCGCCGGAGGACCTGCTTCGTGCACCCTGGCTGGTTGAACGTTATGCGCCGGAGCAGTACCGGGACATTCTGAACCGGCTGACGCCGGATAATGTCCTCGCATTCGTTCTGGCGCCGAACCCCGGGCTGGAAAATCCGAACCGCACCGACTGGTACGAGGCTGCCTGGAGCCGCGAGCCACTGGATCCGAAAGCGCTGACAACCCCGCAGCTGCCGGAGCTTGCCGCCCAGCTGCAATTGCCGTCCGCCAACCCCTTTGTACCAGAAGACCTGGAGATGGTGCCGGGGGGCACCATGAAAAAGCCGACATCACTGGGCTCACTCCGGGGCATGGAGATCTGGTTTGCCCGGGATACCCGGTTTGATACGCCCAGGGCCAACGTGTTCATCAGCCTGCGAACACAGGCCGCACGGGCATCTGCCCGAAGCAACGTACTGACCCAGCTGCTGGTGGACTCCATCAACGCCAACCTCAATGCCTGGGCCTACTCCGCCAGCCTGGCCGGCCTGGATTACAGTGTCTATACGCACCTGCGCGGCATCACGGTTCGTGTGGGCGGTTACAACGACAAACTGCACACCCTGATGAACCGGATCCTGCTTCAGGTAGCGGCACCGGAGCTGACCAGACAGCGTTTCAACATTGCCCGGCGGAACCTGATCGACAGCCTGCAGAACAAGGCCAAAGACCGCCCGGTTGAGCAAACCTCTGAATTTGTCCAGACCTCCCTGATCGAAGGCGCCTGGAGCACGGACGAAAAGCTCAGGGCAGCCCGGGAAGTGACGTTCGATGAACTGCGCTCGTTCTCGGAGGCGGCATTCTCGCAAGTAGACCCGGTGATGCTCGCCCACGGAAATCTCACTGAGGCATCGGCTCTCAATCTGGCCCGGCAGATCGACGCCATGGTCCTGCGAAACACCGAAAACGCCCGGGTAGCACGCAGCCAGGTGCGCCAACTGCCAGAGCGGGAAACCGAAGTTTCCCTGACCGTAGACCACCCGGACACCGGCTACACGCTCTACATGCAGGGAGACAACACCAGTTTCCAGGAGCGGGCCCGTTTCCGCCTGCTGGCGCAGATCATCAGCAGCCCCTTCTACGAGGAGATCCGAACCAGCCGCCAGCTGGGCTACATCGTTTACGCCACCCCCTATGAAATGCTGGAGACCCCGGCACTGGGCTTTGTAGTGCAGTCACCGTCCGCCTCACAAACCGAGATTGACCAGGCGGTAACGGAATTCTCCGTAGAATTCGAGAGCACACTGGCCGGGCTGAGCAGTGAGCGGCTGAACCAGGAAAAACAGGCCGTGATCAGCAAACTGCTCGAACAGGACCGGCAACTGGGCGAGATCTCCAGCCGTTACTGGCGTGAGATTGATCGTGGTGCGGAAAGCTTCAACTCCCGGGAGCAACTGGCCGAAGCGGTGAGGAATGTCCGTCTGCAGGAGCTTCTGGACACCTTCCGGAAAGCCGTACTTAAGCGGGAACAGTCACTTCGGGTGGTCACCGGTGGCAACGGCCTGCAAGCGGATCAGGCCCTGGGCAAGTTGACCGAACTACCGCCAGTGCCCGCCAGCTGA
- a CDS encoding PIN domain-containing protein: MIGLDTNVLVRYLTQDDPGQAAITNRLVEERLTSRNPGFVTSIVLVEVIWVLETCYQQPKNAIQNVVNALLTTKQLMIDEADLVYLALKRFSTGNADFSDALITVICESRGCTSTVSFDKKARSVGMIDINDAGKSGGKS, encoded by the coding sequence ATGATTGGGCTGGATACCAATGTTCTCGTGCGCTACCTAACCCAGGACGACCCAGGTCAAGCGGCTATTACTAACAGGCTAGTTGAGGAGCGGTTGACCTCGCGCAATCCAGGCTTCGTTACATCGATTGTGCTGGTTGAAGTTATCTGGGTTTTGGAGACGTGCTACCAGCAACCGAAAAATGCCATTCAAAATGTTGTCAACGCACTATTGACCACCAAACAGTTGATGATCGACGAAGCCGATTTGGTGTATCTGGCGCTCAAGCGGTTCTCAACCGGGAACGCCGATTTTAGCGATGCACTCATAACTGTTATTTGCGAAAGCCGTGGTTGCACCTCGACAGTGAGCTTTGACAAAAAAGCACGCTCAGTAGGGATGATTGATATAAATGATGCAGGCAAGAGCGGTGGCAAATCCTGA